The Rhizoctonia solani chromosome 4, complete sequence genome contains a region encoding:
- a CDS encoding ADP-ribosylglycohydrolase, with the protein MSLSSTEGKLDWVDAARRWASWWKHGYMSVTGVCFDIGATTQLSLLSYSKLLDPKCPRPTHLPNMNPEIEASGNGSLMRLSPVPAALHRDPFLAIQTASLQSKITHSSPLCVDSCVLATAYMIGFYHAEANTAKERKQVVLNPDFTPFSDGTPIPLESPELMDLHKQHRYKERIVADVETSGYVLHTLEAALWALWHSDTFEEGLMLLLPLGSDVDTVGAVYGELAGACYGYDEIPTRWLETLQRRDILHDTYKGIIELGLKL; encoded by the exons ATGTCGCTGTCAAGCACCGAAGGAAAGCTTGATTGGGTGGATGCTGCACGCCGGTGGGCGAGCTGGTGGAAGCACG GCTACATGTCGGTAACGGGCGTATGTTTCGACATTG GTGCAACCACTCAACTCTCCCTTTTATCGTACTCCAAGCTGCTTGACCCCAAATGTCCTCGGCCTACacacttgccaaatatgaATCCCGAGATAGAGGCTTCCGGTAATGGTTCCCTGATGAGATTATCGCCCGTGCCAGCGGCCCTTCATCGAGATCCTTTTTTGGCGATCCAAACGGCATCTCTCCAGTCCAAGATCACACACTCCAGTCCTCTCTGCGTGGATTCATGCGTGCTGGCCACTGCATATATGATAGGCTTCTATCACGCAGAAGCGAACACGGCAAAAGAGCGCAAGCAAGTGGTACTCAACCCGGACTTCACGCCATTTTCCGATGGGACACCGATTCCTTTAGAAAGTCCTGAGCTTATGGATCTTCATAAACAGCATCGCTATAAGGAAAGGATTGTGGCGGATGTTGAGACCAGTGGATATGTTTTACACACACTGGAGGCTGCTCTCTGGGCATTATGGCATAGTGATACTTTTGAGGAG GGCCTGATGCTGTTGCTTCCTCTGGGGAGTGATGTTGATACAGTTGGTGCAGTTTACGGAGAACTAGCCGGAGCTTGCTATGGCTACGACGAAATACCGACAAGGTGGCTCGAAACACTGCAAAGACGAGACATACTCCATGACACATATAAGGGAATCATAGAGCTGGGGTTGAAACTTTAA
- a CDS encoding mRNA 3'-end-processing protein YTH1 yields the protein MASQASDPLTQNPSLADVVHPDFHQVNSTVELYIKNQLGLKLDTDEQICRLALTPAGCPLGPRHCPLRHTTPSPLNFGSQDGTSGNPGRDRLATVCKHWLRGLCKKGDGCEFLHEYNLRRMPECWWFARHGTCTAGDECLYAHPKERKIECPDYQRGFCKLGPDCPRKHVRRVACQLYLSGFCPDGPECKRGHPKPGIPPPEAYRPPSPPSQRDLGPPPPGWGRFTEHGVGPNGPGGSFVVGQNNTGFVPRRNLDDVLCFKCGQKGHYANTCRNKNVPGNRGGQERGTYRPYSNDDSNE from the exons ATGGCATCCCAAGCATCTGATCCACTGACTCAAAATCCTTCGCTCGCGGATGTTGTACACCCTGATTTTCATCAAGTGAATTCTACGGTGGAGCTTTACATTAAGAATCAATTGGGACTAAAACTGGATACAG ATGAGCAAATATGCCGCCTTGCTTTGACACCTGCTGGATGCCCGCTCGGCCCGAGACACTGTCCGTTGAGACACACCACACCCAGTCCGCTAAATTTCGGTTCACAGGACGGTACTTCCGGGAACCCGGGTCGTGATCGACTTGCCACCGTCTGCAAGCATTGGTTGCGTGGACTTTGTAAAAAGGGAGATGGATGCGAGTTTTTGCATGAATACAACCTACGACGTATGCCAGAATGTTGGTGGTTCGCTCGGCATGGAACATGCACGGCTGGTGACGAATGCCTATACGCACATCCAAAGGAACGAAAAATTGAGTGCCCTGACTACCAACGAGGCTTTTGTAAGCTAG GACCGGATTGTCCTCGAAAACATGTCAGGCGTGTTGCGTGTCAGTTATACTTAAGCGGATTTTGCCCTGATGGACCAGAATGTAAACGTGGCCA TCCCAAACCTGGCATTCCTCCTCCCGAAGCATACAGACCCCCATCTCCACCGTCTCAACGCGACCTAGGCCCTCCTCCGCCAGGGTGGGGACGTTTCACCGAACATGGAGTGGGACCAAATGGACCAGGTGGTAGCTTTGTTGTTGGCCAGAATAACACAGGATTTGTTCCCAGGCGTAATTTGGACGACGTATTATGTTTCAAG TGTGGGCAAAAAGGTCACTACGCCAACACATGTCGGAACAAGAACGTACCTGGAAATCGTGGCGGACAGGAAAGAGGCACTTACCGACCGTATTCTAACGATGACAGTAATGAATAA